One window of Watersipora subatra chromosome 3, tzWatSuba1.1, whole genome shotgun sequence genomic DNA carries:
- the LOC137391180 gene encoding uncharacterized protein — MATLKERIIELIQAGNIESAKAELNLLQDGLIDEEGNTLYHEAVSRQDVLFLSWLLTNYQSTLSPNTPNNSGTTCFHIACRQGKTASFMALWNGSKVQQKLLCQKADSDGHTPLHMACLEGQLSVAREIVGKVKEAAFATNKKKQTALHIAAAGGHTSCVRLLTQFKKLIDALDSFDATALHYAVNGGHLVTAKYLLERCHAKSNFITTSQMNIAHAAVASGDFNMVKYIFHKTKERTHVMITSTGASVLHIAAGMGYENILEFLLVQPYIYQYVNIQEKNGWSAAHLAALRNRAGCLAILIGFGADIHSNKDKNRMSVYQIMCYNETSDMRRTFPQLFEQLDFARGNRQTRARHRSPPKSHSSNYVINDSSIAQQNGDKTNRKSASKRTSSLNASYIVKSQMDFTKTNPIAEDSTPGLKQRRFHKNNMALPKSGTTNRVANGWYRMTNDGNDDSDDDINVDDIELIPETPLKTIQQFNNFQHSTYTPTQSTEDLTERKPSSPIIQLEKPNNQISGTTLPVIVDYTQQQENGDGVTIYFHNGSMHTVKVKTTTVDTSNPAQPIKSFTSTSEFEVHQEPEFNNTQETAAVDDPSSHHSPNVQTLDENETLYLAESSDESLPSPPPSITNMAEFFETRPDQGAVLADNDSPDLNQPETSGARNYIPPPDYSRVESLSSALESSSTMDASEGVAEINAAIAKPNRMEQNNGTGLTDLQSSLSHQALLAAARALPVPLPYTRPQSNRYVAAKHDTIQELEEKDLSSSVSHQAILTAARTLPVSLPYTRPRSNSYSLVKNEKQEQEDKTLNSSLTHQTNLITATEMPDPLSDTNSQTNPYTADKESVIKELKERNRSKQTSNLQIVGENESTRERANPDKTSLEALANTTTHSNDVDKSSRQGSATKVSNLQVADYNGDQLSQHTSDSANLESKNYPGNSYSQDGLVVDQHNSADEIEREYLLFAEEELNTRDNRSERSDKESGSISSEAFSQCQEPSSAEVKRDSNSLVRRVPSNTSDGSNSNLELKSSTSFKFNYRAYKKKISTKHDTAADLFEYDPVN; from the exons ATGGCAACCTTAAAGGAAAGAATAATTGAACTGATTCAAGCCGGAAACATAGAAAGTGCCAAGGCGGAGCTCAACCTTTTACAAGATGGATTAATAGATGAAGAAGGAAATACTCTTTATCACGAAGCCGTGTCACGGCAAGATGTGCTGTTTCTGAG TTGGTTACTGACCAATTACCAGTCCACACTTTCACCCAACACGCCCAATAATTCAGGCACCACATGCTTTCATATCGCGTGCCGCCAAGGCAAAACTGCCTCCTTCATGGCCTTGTGGAATGGCTCCAAAGTGCAACAAAAGCTTTTGTGTCAGAAGGCAGACAGCGACGGTCACACCCCCCTTCACATGGCATGCCTTG AAGGTCAGCTGTCTGTGGCAAGGGAGATAGTTGGCAAAGTGAAAGAGGCAGCATTTGCCACAAACAAAAAGAAGCAAACTGCATTACATATAGCTGCTGCCGGTGGACATACATCATGCGTTAGATTGCTCACCCAGTTCAAAAAGCTTATTGATGCACTCGATTCATTTG ATGCGACAGCATTGCACTATGCCGTCAATGGAGGTCACCTAGTGACAGCAAAATATCTGCTAGAGAGATGTCATGCTAAAAGCAATTTTATAACAACTAGTCAAATGAATATAGCTCATGCTGCAGTTGCCTCTGGAGACTTCAATATGGTGAAATACATCTTTCACAAAACAAAGGAACGTACGCATGTTATGATAACATCTACCGGTGCCTCTGTTCTTCACATCGCTGCAG GTATGGGGTATGAAAACATTCTAGAATTCTTGCTTGTTCAGCCATATATCTATCAGTACGTAAACATCCAGGAGAAGAATGGTTGGAGTGCAGCGCATCTGGCTGCTTTAAGGAACAGAGCTGGCTGTTTAGCCATTCTCATTGGTTTTGGGGCTGATATTCATTCTAATAAAGACAAG AACCGGATGTCCGTCTATCAAATTATGTGCTACAATGAGACATCGGACATGCGCAGAACGTTTCCTCAGCTATTCGAACAACTCGACTTTGCACGAGGAAACCGCCAAACTCGAGCACGCCACAGAAGTCCTCCAAAATCCCATAGCTCCAACTATGTTATCAATGACAGCAGCATCGCTCAACAAAATGGCGACAAGACAAACAGAAAGTCGGCCTCCAAGAGAACTTCATCACTCAATGCTTCTTACATTGTGAAATCTCAAATGGATTTTACCAAAACAAACCCTATAGCTGAAGACTCTACACCTGGGCTGAAGCAACGAA GATTTCACAAGAATAACATGGCACTGCCTAAGAGCGGCACGACCAATAGAGTTGCTAACGGTTGGTATCGAATGACCAATGATGGGAACGATGACAGTGATGACGATATTAATGTCGATGACATCGAGCT AATCCCTGAAACTCCTTTGAAAACAATTCAACAGTTCAACAATTTTCAACACAGCACATACACGCCCACCCAGTCAACAGAGGACTTGACTGAAAGGAAACCGAGTTCACCCATTATCCAATTAGAGAAACCTAATAATCAAATATCTG GCACGACTTTACCAGTTATTGTCGATTATACTCAACAACAAGAGAATGGTGACGGAGTAACGATATACTTCCATAACGGTTCTATGCACACGGTCAAAGTAAAAACAACTACAGTCGATACCAGCAACCCGGCACAACCGATAAAAAGTTTCACGTCTACTTCAGAATTTGAAGTTCATCAGGAGCCAGAGTTTAACAACACTCAAGAAACCGCAGCCGTTGATGACCCCTCTTCGCACCACTCGCCAAATGTCCAAACTTTAGATGAGAATGAAACACTTTATCTGGCAGAAAGTTCAGATGAGTCTCTGCCTTCACCGCCTCCTTCTATAACTAACATGGCAGAGTTCTTCGAAACCAGACCTGATCAAGGAGCAGTACTGGCCGACAATGACTCGCCTGACCTGAATCAGCCTGAAACCTCTGGTGCGAGAAATTACATACCTCCTCCAGATTACAGCAGGGTAGAAAGTTTATCATCAGCCCTAGAGAGTTCATCAACGATGGATGCATCAGAAGGGGTTGCTGAGATCAACGCTGCAATTGCCAAACCTAACAGAATGGAGCAAAACAATGGAACTGGATTAACAGATCTCCAATCTTCTCTCTCACATCAAGCACTTTTGGCAGCAGCAAGAGCTCTCCCTGTTCCTTTACCATACACCAGACCACAAAGCAATAGGTACGTCGCTGCCAAACACGACACAATACAAGAACTAGAAGAAAAAGATTTAAGTTCTTCCGTCTCACATCAAGCAATTCTGACAGCTGCAAGGACTCTTCCTGTTTCTCTGCCATACACGAGACCGCGGAGTAATAGTTACTCGCTTGTCAAGAATGAAAAACAAGAACAAGAAGATAAAACTTTGAATTCCTCTCTCACACACCAGACAAATCTGATAACAGCAACAGAAATGCCTGATCCTCTTTCCGATACAAATTCACAAACCAACCCCTATACTGCCGACAAAGAGAGTGTGATAAAAGAATTGAAGGAAAGAAATCGTTCAAAGCAAACAAGCAATCTGCAAATTGTCGGTGAAAACGAAAGTACACGAGAAAGGGCGAATCCTGACAAAACTTCTTTGGAGGCTTTAGCGAATACCACAACCCATTCCAATGATGTTGATAAGTCATCTAGACAAGGTAGTGCTACCAAAGTTAGCAACTTGCAAGTTGCCGATTACAATGGCGATCAATTGTCTCAACACACGAGTGACTCAGCAAATTTGGAATCTAAAAATTATCCAGGCAATAGCTACTCACAAGATGGTCTTGTAGTTGACCAGCATAATTCTGCTGACGAAATTGAACGTGAATATCTATTATTTGCGGAGGAAGAGCTCAATACACGAGATAACAGAAGTGAGAGATCTGATAAAGAATCTGGAAGTATTTCTTCCGAAGCATTTTCTCAGTGCCAAGAACCATCCTCGGCTGAGGTAAAACGTG ACTCCAACAGCCTAGTGCGCAGAGTTCCTTCAAACACAAGTGATGGGAGCAATTCCAACCTTGAACTCAAGTCTTCAACTTCTTTCAAGTTCAACTACAGAGcgtataaaaagaaaatatccACAAAACATGACACGGCCGCAGATTTATTCGAGTACGATCCAGTAAATTAA